In Thunnus maccoyii chromosome 11, fThuMac1.1, whole genome shotgun sequence, one genomic interval encodes:
- the ubxn4 gene encoding UBX domain-containing protein 4 isoform X1 produces the protein MLWFEGSIPEAINSAKERSLVFVVVITGEDEQSTQLMSSWEDDRVSEAAQNCCVAIKVDAKSETCVQFSQIYPVVCIPSSFFIGENGIPLEVIAGSVSAEELMNRINRVKQMHAQPVGGETVLPEAGSPVEISPCDSSAIETAPAPASAPAAVPVISSVETSWPSAAANASLPCTAEDGSTSATLTPAESRNASSDHATSPSQSEENLDAKVERLTKKLEERREQRKKGEEENEIKKEMERRKMGKDMQDLKRKQEEEKTKRLLEERNREKAEEKAARERVKQQIALDRADRAARYAKTQEEEKAAKQALLQARQAEQEVRKEALLRERSTIARIQFRLPDGSSFTNQFPSQSKLQEAHQFAVQEVGNRYGNFSLATMFPRREFTSEDLNKTLLELELAPSASIVLLPQSGRPANTVVQSSGGGVWAVLGTLLYPLLAVWRFLSSFLFATPPPPETSSRSSTSQSNSYTNSASASDKPKRETLSRHALEKRPKDFKKDGKICRLRTQEDSEDDNNTWNGNSTQQM, from the exons ATGCTTTGGTTTGAGGGATCCATTCCTGAAGCCATTAACTCGGCTAAAGAGCGAAGTTTAGTCTTTGTCGTTGTCATCACAG GGGAAGATGAACAGTCAACACAGCTGATGTCCAGCTGGGAGGATGACAGAGTCTCAGAGGCTGCACAGAACTGTTGTGTTGCCATCAAAGTGGATGCCAAGAG CGAGACGTGTGTGCAGTTCTCCCAGATCT ATCCAGTGGTGTGCATACCCTCCAGCTTCTTTATTGGAGAAAATGGGATTCCCCTGGAGGTCATCGCTGGCAGTGTGTCTGCAGAAGAATTGATGAACAGAATCAACAGAGTCAAGCAG ATGCATGCTCAGCCCGTTGGAGGTGAGACAGTGTTACCAGAGGCAGGTTCTCCTGTGGAGATCAGCCCATGTGACAGTTCAGCCATAGAAACTGCCCCAGCTCCAGCCtcagctccagcagcagttCCGGTCATTTCATCAGTAGAAACCAGTTGGccttcagcagcagcaaacg CATCCCTCCCGTGCACAGCAGAAGATGGCAGCACTTCAGCCACACTGACTCCTGCAGAAAGTAGAAATGCATCTTCAGATCATGCTACTTCACCTTCCCAAAGTGAGGAAAACCTGGATGCTAAGGTGGAGAG ATTAACCAAAAAACTGGAGGAGAGACGAGAACaaaggaagaaaggagaagaagag AATGAGATCAAGAAGGAAATGGAGCGGCGGAAGATGGGGAAGGACATGCAGGACTTaaagaggaaacaggaagaggagaagacCAAGCGACTCCTTGAGGAGAGGAATAGAGAGAAGGCGGAAGAGAAAGCTGCCAGGGAGCGGGTCAAACAGCAGATTGCCTTG GACCGAGCTGACAGAGCAGCCCGTTATGCCAAAactcaggaggaggagaaagctGCCAAGCAGGCCCTACTGCAGGCCAGACAGGCAGAGCAGGAGGTCAGGAAGGAGGCATTATTGAGGGAGAGGAG taCCATAGCAAGGATACAGTTCCGCCTCCCAGACGGCTCATCCTTCACCAACCAGTTCCCCTCACAGAGCAAACTGCAAGAGGCTCACCAGTTTGCTGTTCAG GAAGTGGGAAACCGCTACGGTAACTTCTCCCTGGCGACCATGTTTCCTCGGCGGGAGTTCACCAGTGAGGACCTGAACAAGACTTTGCTGGAGCTGGAACTGGCTCCAAGTGCTTCCATCGTGCTTCTGCCT CAGTCAGGCAGGCCTGCTAACACAGTGGTCCAGTCCTCTGGGGGTGGTGTCTGGGCAGTCCTGGGTACGCTTCTCTACCCTCTGCTGGCTGTGTGGAGATTCCTCAGCTCCTTCCTGTTTGCAACACCGCCCCCCCCTGAAACATCATCCAGAAGCTCAACCTCTCAGTCCAACTCTTACACCAACTCAGCATCAGCCTCTGACAAACCAAAGAG AGAAACTCTCTCCAGGCACGCTCTGGAGAAGCGGCCCAAGGACTTCAAGAAAGACGGTAAAATCTGCAGGCTCAGGACTCAGGAGGACAGTGAGGACGACAACAACACCTGGAACGGGAACTCGACCCAGCAGATGTAG
- the ubxn4 gene encoding UBX domain-containing protein 4 isoform X2, whose amino-acid sequence MLWFEGSIPEAINSAKERSLVFVVVITGEDEQSTQLMSSWEDDRVSEAAQNCCVAIKVDAKSETCVQFSQIYPVVCIPSSFFIGENGIPLEVIAGSVSAEELMNRINRVKQMHAQPVGGETVLPEAGSPVEISPCDSSAIETAPAPASAPAAVPVISSVETSWPSAAANASLPCTAEDGSTSATLTPAESRNASSDHATSPSQSEENLDAKVERLTKKLEERREQRKKGEEENEIKKEMERRKMGKDMQDLKRKQEEEKTKRLLEERNREKAEEKAARERVKQQIALDRADRAARYAKTQEEEKAAKQALLQARQAEQEVRKEALLRERSTIARIQFRLPDGSSFTNQFPSQSKLQEAHQFAVQEVGNRYGNFSLATMFPRREFTSEDLNKTLLELELAPSASIVLLPSGRPANTVVQSSGGGVWAVLGTLLYPLLAVWRFLSSFLFATPPPPETSSRSSTSQSNSYTNSASASDKPKRETLSRHALEKRPKDFKKDGKICRLRTQEDSEDDNNTWNGNSTQQM is encoded by the exons ATGCTTTGGTTTGAGGGATCCATTCCTGAAGCCATTAACTCGGCTAAAGAGCGAAGTTTAGTCTTTGTCGTTGTCATCACAG GGGAAGATGAACAGTCAACACAGCTGATGTCCAGCTGGGAGGATGACAGAGTCTCAGAGGCTGCACAGAACTGTTGTGTTGCCATCAAAGTGGATGCCAAGAG CGAGACGTGTGTGCAGTTCTCCCAGATCT ATCCAGTGGTGTGCATACCCTCCAGCTTCTTTATTGGAGAAAATGGGATTCCCCTGGAGGTCATCGCTGGCAGTGTGTCTGCAGAAGAATTGATGAACAGAATCAACAGAGTCAAGCAG ATGCATGCTCAGCCCGTTGGAGGTGAGACAGTGTTACCAGAGGCAGGTTCTCCTGTGGAGATCAGCCCATGTGACAGTTCAGCCATAGAAACTGCCCCAGCTCCAGCCtcagctccagcagcagttCCGGTCATTTCATCAGTAGAAACCAGTTGGccttcagcagcagcaaacg CATCCCTCCCGTGCACAGCAGAAGATGGCAGCACTTCAGCCACACTGACTCCTGCAGAAAGTAGAAATGCATCTTCAGATCATGCTACTTCACCTTCCCAAAGTGAGGAAAACCTGGATGCTAAGGTGGAGAG ATTAACCAAAAAACTGGAGGAGAGACGAGAACaaaggaagaaaggagaagaagag AATGAGATCAAGAAGGAAATGGAGCGGCGGAAGATGGGGAAGGACATGCAGGACTTaaagaggaaacaggaagaggagaagacCAAGCGACTCCTTGAGGAGAGGAATAGAGAGAAGGCGGAAGAGAAAGCTGCCAGGGAGCGGGTCAAACAGCAGATTGCCTTG GACCGAGCTGACAGAGCAGCCCGTTATGCCAAAactcaggaggaggagaaagctGCCAAGCAGGCCCTACTGCAGGCCAGACAGGCAGAGCAGGAGGTCAGGAAGGAGGCATTATTGAGGGAGAGGAG taCCATAGCAAGGATACAGTTCCGCCTCCCAGACGGCTCATCCTTCACCAACCAGTTCCCCTCACAGAGCAAACTGCAAGAGGCTCACCAGTTTGCTGTTCAG GAAGTGGGAAACCGCTACGGTAACTTCTCCCTGGCGACCATGTTTCCTCGGCGGGAGTTCACCAGTGAGGACCTGAACAAGACTTTGCTGGAGCTGGAACTGGCTCCAAGTGCTTCCATCGTGCTTCTGCCT TCAGGCAGGCCTGCTAACACAGTGGTCCAGTCCTCTGGGGGTGGTGTCTGGGCAGTCCTGGGTACGCTTCTCTACCCTCTGCTGGCTGTGTGGAGATTCCTCAGCTCCTTCCTGTTTGCAACACCGCCCCCCCCTGAAACATCATCCAGAAGCTCAACCTCTCAGTCCAACTCTTACACCAACTCAGCATCAGCCTCTGACAAACCAAAGAG AGAAACTCTCTCCAGGCACGCTCTGGAGAAGCGGCCCAAGGACTTCAAGAAAGACGGTAAAATCTGCAGGCTCAGGACTCAGGAGGACAGTGAGGACGACAACAACACCTGGAACGGGAACTCGACCCAGCAGATGTAG